A window of Castanea sativa cultivar Marrone di Chiusa Pesio chromosome 1, ASM4071231v1 contains these coding sequences:
- the LOC142635586 gene encoding uncharacterized protein LOC142635586 — protein sequence MASKLKILPQPLDLVIAEIGGGDGNGGGFWFWKVLGGGGFDGWRRRRKRNRNLLILGLLVICGLGFLFGKELQLQSNVLGGVLGFGLIGAVLIQWCENRGAKDWIFGFCVGGVLTGLGLRKEEMQKWVERVRVCSPIMQVKKMKKKSW from the coding sequence ATGGCCTCCAAACTCAAGATTTTGCCACAGCCCTTAGATTTGGTCATTGCGGAAATTGGCGGTGGAGATGGAAATGGGGGTGGTTTCTGGTTCTGGAAAGTGCTTGGAGGAGGAGGGTTTGATGGgtggagaaggagaagaaaaaggaacaGGAATTTGCTGATTCTTGGGCTTTTGGTGATttgtggtttgggttttttgtttgggAAAGAGTTACAATTACAAAGCAATGTGCTTGgtggggttttgggttttgggctaattggagctgttttgattcAGTGGTGTGAAAATAGAGGAGCTAAAGAttggatttttgggttttgtgttgGTGGGGTTTTGACGGGTTTGGGGTTAAGGAAGGAGGAGATGCAAAAATGGGTGGAAAGGGTCAGAGTTTGTTCTCCAATAATGCAGgttaagaagatgaagaagaaaagttggTAG